A window of Pyxidicoccus xibeiensis contains these coding sequences:
- the rlmB gene encoding 23S rRNA (guanosine(2251)-2'-O)-methyltransferase RlmB yields the protein MYGVNPALEALRAKPDEVERLFLVEGQLGARAAGELLSRARDAGIRVEKVTRERLASLAEGGVHQGVVVELRGYKYAELEDVLEAAKASGQPPLVVVLDGIQDPHNLGAIIRSANALGAHGVVIAKDRAVQVTGTVAKASAGAVEHCLIARVVNVSRALEELKEAGLWVAAADVEATEPMWSARLDGPLALVVGAEGAGVREGVLKHCDFRLRIPMTGQVGSLNASVSAGILLYEVARQRGNAAVR from the coding sequence GTGTACGGCGTGAATCCCGCTCTCGAGGCCCTGCGGGCCAAGCCGGACGAGGTGGAGCGGCTGTTCCTGGTGGAAGGCCAGCTCGGGGCCCGGGCGGCCGGCGAGCTGCTCAGCCGGGCGCGCGATGCCGGCATCCGGGTGGAGAAGGTGACGCGCGAGCGGCTGGCCTCGCTGGCCGAGGGCGGCGTGCACCAGGGCGTGGTGGTGGAGCTGCGCGGCTACAAGTACGCCGAGCTGGAGGACGTGCTGGAGGCCGCCAAGGCCAGCGGCCAGCCTCCGCTGGTGGTGGTGCTGGACGGCATCCAGGACCCGCACAACCTGGGCGCCATCATCCGCTCGGCCAACGCGCTGGGCGCGCACGGCGTCGTGATTGCCAAGGACCGGGCGGTGCAGGTGACGGGCACCGTGGCCAAGGCCTCCGCCGGCGCGGTGGAGCACTGCCTCATCGCCCGCGTGGTGAACGTGTCCCGCGCGCTGGAAGAGCTGAAGGAGGCCGGCCTGTGGGTGGCCGCGGCGGACGTGGAGGCCACCGAGCCCATGTGGAGCGCCCGGCTGGACGGCCCCCTGGCCCTGGTGGTGGGCGCCGAGGGAGCAGGCGTCCGGGAAGGCGTCCTGAAGCACTGCGACTTCCGACTCAGGATTCCGATGACTGGTCAGGTCGGTTCACTGAATGCGTCCGTTTCGGCGGGCATTCTGCTATACGAGGTCGCCCGCCAGCGGGGGAACGCCGCTGTCCGGTAG
- a CDS encoding ATP-grasp domain-containing protein: MKATILSRSASIPSTRRLVEVGRARGHRVRVLNPLRVQMHLDGPSTTLYYDRKKLAPTDVVLPRIAQSINTYGLAVVNQFGLSGVPLVNHAQAIAQSRNKMRSLQLLSAHGISIPSTVMARDAAHLKSMVGLVGGVPVLVKLLQGQEKHGVMVCESLQSLEAALEAVLGLGHNLVMQEYVKSSGQDVRVLVVGGQAVAAVRRRPRPGRLAHTLNKGARLEAIELSPGQRAIAEKATRLVGLEVAAVDMLDVQGQPKVFEVNSSPALPEMEAATGMDLATLIIARAEALAAGAPPVSVPDLSPPAPLPLPPLPPGASNRKGNGRPVKASAGG, from the coding sequence ATGAAAGCCACCATCCTCTCGCGCTCCGCTTCCATCCCGTCCACCCGACGCCTCGTCGAGGTGGGCCGCGCGCGGGGGCACCGGGTCCGGGTGCTCAACCCGCTCCGGGTGCAGATGCACCTGGACGGGCCCAGCACCACGCTCTACTACGACCGCAAGAAGCTGGCCCCCACCGACGTCGTCCTCCCGCGCATCGCCCAGTCCATCAACACGTATGGCCTCGCGGTGGTGAACCAGTTCGGCCTGTCGGGGGTGCCGTTGGTGAATCACGCGCAGGCGATTGCGCAGTCGCGCAACAAGATGCGCTCGCTGCAGCTGCTGTCCGCGCACGGCATCAGCATCCCCTCCACGGTGATGGCGCGTGACGCCGCTCACCTCAAGTCGATGGTGGGCCTGGTCGGCGGCGTGCCGGTGCTGGTGAAGCTGCTGCAGGGCCAGGAGAAGCACGGCGTCATGGTGTGCGAGAGCCTCCAGTCGCTGGAGGCCGCCCTCGAGGCCGTGCTGGGCCTGGGCCACAACCTCGTCATGCAGGAGTACGTGAAGAGCTCCGGCCAGGACGTGCGGGTGCTCGTGGTCGGCGGACAGGCGGTGGCCGCGGTGCGCCGCAGGCCGCGTCCCGGCCGTCTGGCGCACACCCTCAACAAGGGCGCACGCCTGGAGGCCATCGAGCTGTCGCCTGGCCAGCGCGCCATCGCGGAGAAGGCCACCCGGCTGGTCGGGCTGGAGGTGGCGGCGGTGGACATGCTGGACGTGCAGGGCCAGCCCAAGGTCTTCGAGGTGAACAGCTCCCCCGCGCTCCCGGAGATGGAGGCCGCCACGGGCATGGACCTGGCCACCCTCATCATTGCCCGCGCGGAGGCCCTGGCGGCCGGGGCACCTCCGGTGTCCGTTCCGGACCTGTCTCCTCCCGCGCCCCTCCCGCTGCCGCCCCTGCCTCCCGGGGCTTCCAACCGGAAGGGCAACGGCCGCCCCGTCAAGGCCAGCGCCGGAGGTTGA
- the cglB gene encoding adventurous gliding motility lipoprotein CglB, which yields MRAKLTLLSALALGTFSGALVAGCQTYDFEPVEPLAIAQTTVEETITARGRKPNIMMLVDTSGSMTDPVNKSNPSCLVEDGDEMVVCGTSSPCDTRICPTRWTELQAAVPDFLADSGRYVRFGLTTYPETGGSTSSAVSCNPSTANSVRKPLAQVEDEAGLLAHANDINAIIQGIPNFGQGNPSGGTPTSLSLRFVGNLEAMQSEDRTDFVILLTDGLPNCNPQNVNDGTSAACKCTQTGVSACTGSFVRSGCLDMDASVQAVQELKAKDITTIVIGFGAETAGGNGPAVLDAMARAGGFARTCEAGQTSCGPNDPCDPNTRLCQRGFYQAGNQAELAQALEAISKKVVNPEPCLIRMDPSQLPTDSKLIVVYIDGERTAAGPTTWDANVEANGGVLFNGATCERIKASTPDAPVNIEIRAIRQR from the coding sequence ATGCGCGCCAAGTTGACCCTCCTGAGCGCCCTCGCCCTTGGCACCTTCTCGGGTGCCCTCGTCGCGGGCTGTCAGACCTACGACTTCGAGCCGGTGGAGCCGCTCGCCATCGCTCAGACGACGGTGGAGGAGACGATCACTGCGCGTGGCCGCAAGCCGAACATCATGATGCTGGTGGACACCTCCGGCTCCATGACGGACCCGGTGAACAAGAGCAACCCCAGCTGCCTCGTCGAGGACGGTGACGAGATGGTGGTCTGCGGCACGTCGAGTCCGTGCGACACCCGCATCTGCCCCACGCGGTGGACGGAGCTGCAGGCCGCGGTTCCCGACTTCCTCGCGGACAGCGGCCGCTACGTCCGCTTCGGCCTGACCACCTATCCCGAGACGGGCGGCTCCACCTCGAGCGCCGTGTCCTGCAATCCCTCCACGGCGAACTCGGTGCGCAAGCCGCTCGCGCAGGTCGAGGACGAGGCGGGCCTGCTGGCGCACGCGAACGACATCAACGCCATCATCCAGGGCATCCCCAACTTCGGTCAGGGCAATCCCTCGGGCGGTACGCCCACCAGCCTGAGCCTGCGCTTCGTGGGGAACCTGGAGGCGATGCAGTCCGAGGACCGCACGGACTTCGTCATCCTCCTGACGGACGGCCTGCCCAACTGCAACCCGCAGAATGTCAACGACGGCACCAGCGCGGCGTGCAAGTGCACGCAGACGGGCGTGTCGGCGTGCACGGGCAGCTTCGTGCGCAGCGGCTGCCTGGACATGGACGCCTCCGTGCAGGCGGTGCAGGAGCTGAAGGCGAAGGACATCACCACCATCGTCATCGGCTTCGGCGCGGAGACGGCCGGTGGCAATGGCCCCGCGGTGCTGGACGCCATGGCCCGGGCCGGCGGCTTCGCCCGGACGTGCGAGGCGGGCCAGACGTCGTGCGGCCCGAACGACCCGTGCGACCCCAACACGCGGCTGTGCCAGCGGGGCTTCTACCAGGCGGGCAACCAGGCGGAGCTGGCCCAGGCGCTGGAGGCCATCAGCAAGAAGGTCGTCAACCCGGAGCCCTGCCTCATCCGGATGGACCCCTCGCAGCTGCCTACCGACAGCAAGCTCATCGTCGTCTACATCGATGGTGAGCGCACCGCGGCCGGCCCGACCACGTGGGACGCCAACGTGGAGGCGAACGGCGGCGTGCTCTTCAACGGTGCGACCTGCGAGCGCATCAAGGCGTCCACGCCGGACGCGCCGGTGAACATCGAGATCCGGGCAATCCGCCAGCGCTAG
- a CDS encoding HEAT repeat domain-containing protein codes for MVGAVLLAGSSGVAVAHTRFAVESPPASPAPSGDLRARVLDLLARSSGGAREEAWRRLGPEAVPVLTALAVDRATPTAQRALALTSLALVDPTCGAGSIREVLEDARAPADVRASAAAALARCLGLEAIPTLITRLKDREDRVREAVAVSLGRLGGQQARQALEDQLPMEEQPLVREALQRGLTLVEP; via the coding sequence GTGGTCGGCGCCGTGCTGCTCGCCGGCTCCAGCGGCGTGGCCGTGGCGCACACGCGCTTCGCCGTCGAGTCACCTCCCGCGTCCCCTGCCCCCTCGGGCGACCTGCGCGCGCGGGTGCTGGACCTGCTCGCCCGCTCGTCGGGCGGTGCGCGCGAGGAGGCCTGGCGCCGGCTGGGCCCCGAGGCCGTCCCCGTGCTCACCGCGCTCGCAGTGGACCGCGCCACGCCCACCGCGCAGCGTGCGCTGGCCCTGACGTCGCTGGCCCTGGTGGACCCGACGTGCGGCGCCGGCTCCATCCGAGAGGTGCTGGAGGACGCGCGGGCTCCAGCGGACGTGCGTGCCAGCGCGGCGGCGGCGCTGGCCCGGTGCCTGGGGCTGGAGGCCATCCCCACCCTCATCACCCGGCTGAAGGACCGCGAGGACCGCGTGCGCGAGGCGGTGGCGGTGTCGCTCGGGAGGCTGGGCGGCCAGCAGGCACGCCAGGCGCTGGAGGATCAGCTGCCCATGGAGGAGCAGCCCCTCGTCCGCGAGGCGCTCCAGCGCGGGCTCACCCTCGTGGAGCCCTGA
- a CDS encoding HAD family hydrolase, with protein sequence MGAMRPTVLLFDIDGTLISSGGAGRRSMDVAFEQLHGRRDACDSFSMAGMTDRAIVRKALRIIGAEDSPEAIDAVIAAYLAHLALEVHKADDQSYRVFPGMREAVKAARLREGFAVGLGTGNVRQGARVKLERVAIYDQFDFGGFGCDHEDRVELIRCGAKAGAARLGAPLEECRVVVIGDTPKDVHAARGIGAECIGVGTGSYTAQDLLDAGANVAYPDFSHPEALTVLLGGR encoded by the coding sequence ATGGGGGCCATGCGGCCTACCGTCCTCCTCTTCGACATCGATGGCACCCTCATCTCCAGCGGAGGCGCGGGGCGCCGCTCCATGGACGTCGCCTTCGAGCAGTTGCACGGCCGCCGGGATGCGTGCGACTCCTTCAGCATGGCCGGGATGACCGACCGCGCCATCGTCCGCAAGGCCCTGCGCATCATCGGCGCGGAGGACTCGCCAGAGGCCATCGACGCGGTCATCGCCGCGTACCTCGCGCACCTCGCCCTGGAGGTGCACAAGGCGGATGACCAGAGCTACCGCGTGTTCCCCGGCATGCGCGAGGCCGTGAAGGCGGCCCGCCTGCGCGAGGGCTTCGCCGTGGGGCTGGGCACCGGCAACGTGCGCCAGGGCGCCCGCGTGAAGCTGGAGCGCGTGGCCATCTACGACCAGTTCGACTTCGGCGGCTTCGGCTGCGACCACGAGGACCGCGTGGAGCTCATCCGCTGCGGCGCGAAGGCCGGCGCGGCCCGGCTGGGCGCGCCCCTGGAGGAGTGCCGCGTGGTCGTCATCGGCGACACGCCCAAGGACGTGCACGCGGCCCGGGGCATCGGCGCCGAGTGCATCGGCGTGGGCACCGGCTCCTACACCGCCCAGGACCTGCTGGACGCCGGCGCCAACGTCGCCTACCCCGACTTCTCGCACCCGGAGGCGCTGACGGTGCTGCTCGGAGGACGCTGA
- the hrpB gene encoding ATP-dependent helicase HrpB has product MADVALPIDPLLPEIVSTLRGARSLVLEAPPGAGKTTRVPRALLEAGLGQSKEIIVLQPRRLPTRLAAQRVSEELGERVGDTVGYQVRFEDVRSAKTRLSFVTEGVLGRRLLSDPKLRDVGVVVLDEFHERHLSADISLALLRRLQETARPDLKVVVMSATLEAEPIRAYLGGCPSLRSEGRRFDVSVEYLPTPDERYLDQQVLSGIKRVFANGLDGDVLVFLPGAGEIRRARDACAEFAERHGADVLPLHGDLSPAEQDRAVRRSPRRKIILSTNVAETSVTIDGVAVVIDTGLARVASHSPWSGLPQLKLAKVSRASAIQRAGRAGRTRAGQCLRLYTQHDFDGRPEQEAPEIRRMDLTETVLALRASGVTDLGAFPFFEPPPPASLEAAETLLRRLGAVDAKGLVTDVGQRLLRFPVHPRQARVIVEGERRGVGAEAATLAALMGERDIRREARANLGPGGGRASAIVSGPSDLLELLERFRDAERANFASGRLHSLSLEQGAVQAVDRVQKQLRRAVRTQGERPHRAEDVEQALMLSVLAGYPDRVARRRRPRAPELLLFGGGTVSLSEVSVVQDADLMVAVDAEERPGRGAMVRIASAVEPEWLLDLYPDALEEVDTLQWNAEARRVERLTRLSYGNLVLEETRTPAPPSEATARVLVEAALAAGPGKFADPEALEQWRTRVALLAQAFPEAKFPAVDDTFLRDALASLCSDARSFKDLEGVSLLDALYARLTSEQQRLLATHAPERVTLPGGRGVKVHYEPGKPPWVESRLQDFFGMAQGPNVCAGRVPLVLHLLAPNMRAVQVTTDLAGFWERHYPAIRKELCRKYPRHSWPEDPRHAQPPAPRPPRR; this is encoded by the coding sequence ATGGCGGACGTCGCCCTTCCCATCGATCCCCTCCTGCCGGAGATCGTCTCCACGCTGCGCGGCGCGCGCTCGCTCGTGCTGGAGGCCCCGCCCGGTGCGGGAAAGACGACGCGCGTGCCTCGCGCGCTGCTGGAGGCCGGGCTCGGACAGAGCAAGGAGATCATCGTCCTCCAGCCCCGCCGCCTGCCTACCCGGCTCGCCGCCCAGCGCGTCTCCGAGGAGCTGGGCGAGCGCGTGGGTGACACCGTCGGCTACCAGGTCCGCTTCGAGGACGTGCGCAGCGCGAAGACGCGCCTGTCCTTCGTCACCGAGGGCGTGCTCGGCCGCCGCCTGCTGTCAGACCCGAAGCTGCGCGACGTGGGCGTCGTCGTGCTCGACGAGTTCCACGAGCGGCACCTGTCCGCGGACATCTCGCTCGCGCTGCTGCGCCGGCTCCAGGAGACCGCGCGCCCCGACCTCAAGGTGGTCGTCATGTCCGCGACCCTGGAGGCCGAGCCCATCCGTGCGTACCTCGGAGGTTGTCCCTCCCTGCGCTCGGAGGGCCGCCGCTTCGACGTGAGCGTGGAGTACCTGCCCACGCCCGACGAGCGGTACCTGGACCAGCAGGTCCTCTCCGGCATCAAGCGCGTGTTCGCCAACGGCCTGGACGGCGACGTGCTCGTCTTCCTCCCCGGCGCAGGTGAAATCCGCCGCGCGCGAGACGCCTGCGCCGAGTTCGCCGAGCGCCACGGCGCCGACGTCCTCCCCCTCCACGGAGACCTGTCCCCCGCGGAGCAGGACCGCGCCGTGCGCCGCAGCCCGCGCCGGAAGATCATCCTCTCCACCAACGTGGCGGAGACGTCCGTCACCATCGACGGCGTGGCCGTCGTCATCGACACGGGCCTGGCGCGCGTGGCCAGCCACTCGCCCTGGTCCGGCCTGCCCCAGCTCAAGCTGGCCAAGGTCAGCCGCGCCTCCGCCATCCAGCGCGCGGGCCGCGCCGGCCGGACCCGCGCCGGCCAGTGCCTGCGCCTCTACACGCAGCACGACTTCGACGGCCGGCCCGAGCAGGAGGCCCCCGAAATCCGCCGCATGGACCTGACGGAGACGGTGCTCGCCCTGCGCGCCTCCGGCGTGACGGACCTGGGTGCCTTCCCCTTCTTCGAGCCCCCGCCCCCCGCTTCGCTCGAAGCCGCGGAGACCCTGCTGCGCCGGCTGGGCGCGGTGGATGCGAAAGGCCTGGTCACCGACGTGGGCCAGCGCCTGCTGCGCTTCCCCGTCCACCCGCGGCAGGCGCGCGTCATCGTCGAGGGCGAGCGCCGGGGCGTGGGCGCCGAGGCCGCCACGCTCGCGGCCCTCATGGGCGAGCGCGACATCCGCCGCGAGGCTCGCGCCAACCTGGGCCCGGGAGGGGGCCGCGCCTCCGCCATCGTCAGCGGGCCCTCCGACCTGCTGGAGCTGCTGGAGCGCTTCCGAGACGCCGAGCGCGCCAACTTCGCCAGCGGGCGCCTGCACTCGCTCTCACTGGAGCAGGGCGCGGTGCAGGCCGTGGACCGCGTCCAGAAGCAGCTGCGGCGCGCGGTGCGGACGCAGGGCGAGCGGCCCCACCGTGCCGAGGACGTGGAGCAGGCGCTAATGCTCAGCGTGCTCGCCGGCTACCCGGACCGCGTGGCCCGCCGGCGCCGCCCGCGCGCACCCGAGCTGCTCCTCTTCGGCGGCGGCACCGTGTCCCTCTCCGAGGTGAGCGTGGTGCAGGACGCCGACCTCATGGTGGCCGTGGACGCCGAGGAGCGTCCGGGCCGCGGCGCCATGGTCCGCATCGCCAGCGCCGTGGAGCCCGAGTGGCTGCTCGACCTCTACCCCGACGCGCTGGAGGAGGTGGACACCCTCCAGTGGAACGCCGAGGCCCGCCGCGTGGAGCGCCTCACGCGCCTGTCCTACGGCAACCTCGTGCTGGAGGAGACGCGCACCCCTGCCCCGCCCTCCGAGGCCACCGCTCGCGTCCTCGTCGAGGCCGCGCTCGCCGCCGGCCCGGGGAAGTTCGCGGACCCGGAGGCGCTGGAGCAGTGGCGCACCCGCGTCGCGCTGCTCGCCCAGGCCTTCCCCGAAGCGAAGTTCCCCGCCGTGGACGACACTTTCCTGCGCGATGCCCTGGCCTCGCTGTGCTCGGACGCGCGCAGCTTCAAGGACCTGGAGGGCGTGTCGCTGCTCGACGCCCTCTATGCCCGGCTCACCTCCGAGCAGCAGCGGCTGCTGGCCACGCACGCTCCGGAGCGCGTGACGCTGCCCGGTGGCCGGGGCGTCAAGGTGCACTACGAGCCGGGCAAGCCGCCCTGGGTGGAGTCCCGCCTGCAGGACTTCTTCGGCATGGCGCAGGGCCCCAACGTCTGCGCGGGCCGCGTGCCGCTCGTGCTGCACCTGCTCGCGCCCAACATGCGCGCGGTGCAGGTCACCACGGACCTGGCCGGCTTCTGGGAGCGGCACTACCCCGCCATCCGCAAGGAGCTGTGCCGCAAGTACCCGCGACACTCGTGGCCGGAGGACCCGCGCCACGCACAGCCGCCCGCGCCCAGGCCGCCGCGCCGCTGA
- a CDS encoding GNAT family N-acetyltransferase: MASPTDTSAPVTITQIQGEAELMQALAIREVVFIEEQHVPEGIERDAEDANAYHVIANQGGHAIGTGRLVMLPQPPANQTGTWGQIGRMAVLQAHRKARVGSLLLTELENEARRRGVTGIMLHAQLYALEFYKKHGYEAVGAVFQEAGIDHLEMHKRL, encoded by the coding sequence ATGGCTTCTCCCACGGATACATCCGCGCCCGTCACCATCACCCAGATCCAGGGTGAGGCGGAGCTCATGCAGGCGCTCGCCATCCGCGAGGTGGTGTTCATCGAGGAGCAGCACGTCCCCGAAGGCATCGAGCGGGACGCCGAGGACGCCAACGCCTACCACGTCATCGCGAACCAGGGCGGTCACGCCATCGGCACGGGTCGGCTCGTCATGCTGCCCCAACCTCCAGCGAACCAGACGGGCACGTGGGGACAGATTGGCCGCATGGCGGTGCTCCAGGCGCACCGCAAGGCGCGCGTGGGCTCCCTGCTGCTGACGGAGCTGGAGAACGAGGCGCGGCGGCGGGGCGTCACCGGCATCATGCTGCACGCGCAGCTGTACGCGCTCGAGTTCTACAAGAAGCACGGCTACGAGGCCGTGGGCGCCGTGTTCCAGGAAGCCGGCATCGACCACCTGGAGATGCACAAGCGCCTGTAG
- a CDS encoding MFS transporter, with protein MPSQHPAAGRLSLAGFYFFYYAAVGIVLPFLPAYLKSLSLSTTQVGLLLAINPLVSLLAPPLWGHLADRTGRASRILTVLASGAVLAFSLLLLAREFPALVASLVTYAFFVTSFTPLIDSLALHHVARAGGSYAHLRLFGSLGFIASSVGFGLLVTRVDRITVITALGLLALLLAWSFTLRDTPASGDVRPHPLAGVKLLRHRDFRWMLSATCLHWMACAPYHGTLSIHVTALGLSPAVVGVTAGAGVVAEVVVMALYPRLAARFAPRHVLALAFASSALRWAGMALTSSAGVLVGLAPLHGLTFGAFYVASVAFLARRVPPELRASGQALFAAVTFGMGGLVGYAGSGAAYDWLGGHRLFAVAAGLELVALFLVLQASPPGEPEVRPSRGAVEGPGPLPQEAP; from the coding sequence ATGCCAAGCCAGCATCCGGCGGCCGGCCGTCTATCCCTGGCCGGCTTCTATTTCTTCTATTACGCGGCAGTGGGAATCGTCCTGCCCTTCCTGCCTGCATATCTCAAGTCGCTGTCGCTCTCGACGACGCAGGTGGGGCTGCTGCTGGCCATCAATCCGCTGGTCTCGCTGCTCGCTCCCCCACTGTGGGGTCACCTGGCCGACCGCACCGGGCGCGCCTCGCGCATCCTCACCGTGCTGGCATCCGGAGCGGTGCTCGCGTTCTCACTGCTGCTGCTGGCGCGAGAGTTCCCCGCCCTGGTGGCGTCGCTCGTCACGTACGCCTTCTTCGTGACGTCCTTCACGCCTCTCATCGATAGCCTGGCGCTGCACCATGTCGCTCGCGCTGGCGGCAGCTATGCCCACCTGCGGCTGTTCGGCTCGCTGGGCTTCATCGCCTCCAGCGTGGGGTTCGGCCTGCTGGTGACGCGGGTGGACCGGATCACCGTCATCACGGCCCTGGGCCTGCTGGCGCTGCTGCTCGCGTGGAGCTTCACGCTGCGGGACACGCCCGCATCGGGCGATGTCCGGCCGCACCCACTGGCCGGAGTGAAGCTGCTGCGACACAGGGACTTCCGCTGGATGCTTTCGGCCACATGCCTGCACTGGATGGCCTGCGCGCCCTACCACGGCACGCTCTCCATCCACGTCACCGCGCTCGGGCTGTCACCCGCCGTGGTGGGCGTGACGGCGGGCGCGGGCGTGGTGGCGGAGGTGGTGGTGATGGCGCTCTACCCGCGCCTGGCGGCGCGCTTCGCCCCCCGCCACGTGCTGGCCCTGGCCTTCGCGTCGAGCGCGCTGCGCTGGGCTGGCATGGCGCTGACGTCGTCCGCGGGGGTGCTGGTGGGGCTCGCGCCACTGCACGGGCTGACCTTCGGCGCCTTCTACGTGGCCAGCGTCGCCTTCCTCGCGCGCCGCGTGCCTCCGGAGCTGCGGGCGTCGGGACAGGCGCTGTTCGCCGCCGTCACCTTCGGCATGGGAGGACTGGTGGGGTATGCCGGCTCGGGGGCCGCGTATGACTGGCTGGGGGGACACCGGCTGTTCGCCGTGGCGGCCGGGCTGGAACTGGTGGCCCTCTTCCTGGTGCTCCAGGCCTCGCCACCGGGGGAGCCGGAGGTGCGGCCCTCGCGGGGCGCGGTGGAAGGGCCGGGGCCTCTTCCCCAGGAGGCCCCGTGA